Proteins from one Verrucomicrobiia bacterium genomic window:
- a CDS encoding ORF6N domain-containing protein — MKPQSPIESLIITLRGQKVILDADLAKLYGVPTKVFNQAIKRNRQRFPKDFAFQLTAKEFEDLRSQNTATNSSQLIENNLVTPNWSQFVTSSRKHRGAAYRPIAFTEHGAIMAATVLNSPEAVKMSLYVVRAFVQMREQLASNAAILKRLAEIDKSLLQHDHALRTIWTKLQPLLSPPLEPLPRRIGFNQTK; from the coding sequence ATGAAACCCCAATCGCCCATTGAATCGCTGATTATCACCCTTCGCGGACAGAAGGTTATCCTCGACGCCGATCTCGCCAAACTTTATGGCGTGCCAACCAAAGTTTTTAACCAAGCCATCAAACGCAATCGACAAAGATTCCCTAAGGATTTTGCTTTTCAACTCACTGCTAAAGAGTTTGAAGACTTGAGATCGCAAAACACCGCCACCAACTCATCACAACTTATTGAAAACAATTTAGTTACACCGAACTGGTCACAATTTGTGACCAGTTCTCGCAAGCATCGAGGCGCAGCTTATCGCCCCATAGCCTTCACCGAACACGGCGCTATCATGGCAGCAACGGTATTGAACAGTCCGGAGGCAGTCAAAATGAGTTTGTATGTGGTGCGCGCTTTTGTTCAAATGCGAGAACAACTGGCTTCCAACGCGGCGATTCTCAAACGGCTTGCGGAGATTGACAAATCGTTACTGCAACACGACCATGCCTTGCGAACTATTTGGACAAAACTGCAGCCTCTTCTATCCCCACCACTCGAACCGCTGCCACGGCGAATCGGCTTTAATCAAACAAAATAA
- a CDS encoding site-specific DNA-methyltransferase, with amino-acid sequence MPTLNWIGKEAVVNHHHQVPFHLVKDMPDLSVGDPGGGNLIVQGDNLVALKALLPYYAGQVKCIYIDPPYNTGNENWIYNDNVNSPLIRDWLGKTVGKETEDLSRHDKWLCMMYPRLQLLRQFLHSEEGIIFVTIDDMEISNLRFIMNEIFGEQNWFATLVRRSMHTVRNSSKDFNLNVDYTLVYGRNKAWHGENKERYIRIPVDKTENYPFNDGDGKGRYKLDPLSARNFYTPYEYTFNNGIKWSASAGRYPAYSQETLTDMERENRIVFKGKEPKVKRYLKDVQVGQPPNALLNPEDVGFNSHGTTLLRDILGGGAFAQPKPIEFIKHLLTMIQDKNAIILDSFAGSGTTGHAVLSLNKQDGGNRKFILVEMEPNIARDITAERMKRVAEGYTNAKGEKVEGLGGGFRFCQLGEPLFDQAGKIRETVRFADLARHVYFTETGEPLPRERVPNSPLIGICRGVGIYLLFNGILGDKSANGGNILTRNILAQLPKFDGQKIIYCAGSLLGAKRLQAERILVRQTPYEIKVS; translated from the coding sequence ATGCCAACACTCAACTGGATCGGAAAAGAAGCTGTGGTCAACCACCACCATCAAGTGCCTTTCCACCTCGTCAAAGACATGCCGGACCTTTCGGTAGGCGATCCCGGCGGCGGCAACCTCATCGTCCAGGGTGATAACCTCGTCGCTCTCAAAGCCCTGCTTCCCTACTACGCCGGCCAAGTCAAATGCATCTACATTGATCCTCCCTACAACACCGGCAACGAAAACTGGATTTACAACGACAACGTCAACAGCCCCCTTATCCGCGACTGGCTCGGTAAAACCGTCGGTAAAGAGACCGAAGACCTCTCTCGCCACGACAAATGGCTCTGCATGATGTATCCCCGCTTACAGTTATTGCGACAGTTCCTACACTCGGAAGAGGGAATTATTTTTGTAACAATAGATGACATGGAAATTTCAAATCTGCGTTTTATAATGAATGAAATCTTCGGTGAACAAAATTGGTTTGCCACACTCGTGCGACGCTCTATGCATACTGTAAGAAATTCCAGCAAAGATTTTAATTTAAACGTGGATTACACCTTAGTCTATGGGCGCAACAAAGCCTGGCATGGAGAAAACAAAGAAAGATATATTCGAATCCCAGTAGATAAAACTGAAAATTATCCGTTTAATGATGGCGACGGAAAAGGGCGATATAAATTAGATCCACTTTCAGCGCGAAATTTTTATACACCTTACGAATACACATTCAACAATGGTATAAAATGGAGTGCCTCTGCTGGACGTTATCCTGCATACTCTCAAGAAACACTAACCGATATGGAACGTGAAAACCGAATTGTTTTTAAGGGGAAAGAACCCAAGGTAAAACGTTACCTAAAAGATGTGCAAGTCGGACAACCTCCAAACGCCTTACTTAACCCTGAAGATGTCGGTTTTAATAGTCATGGAACAACTTTGCTTCGTGATATTTTAGGGGGAGGTGCTTTTGCTCAACCTAAACCAATTGAATTTATCAAGCATTTATTAACCATGATCCAAGATAAAAATGCCATTATCCTCGACTCCTTTGCTGGCAGTGGAACGACAGGGCATGCGGTTTTGAGTTTGAACAAGCAAGATGGCGGGAATCGCAAATTTATCCTTGTAGAGATGGAGCCTAACATTGCTCGCGATATTACTGCCGAACGTATGAAACGGGTGGCAGAAGGTTATACCAATGCTAAAGGCGAAAAAGTGGAGGGACTCGGTGGCGGTTTTCGTTTTTGCCAATTAGGCGAGCCGTTATTTGATCAAGCCGGAAAAATTCGCGAAACCGTTCGTTTTGCCGACCTGGCGCGCCATGTCTATTTCACGGAAACAGGTGAGCCACTTCCTCGCGAGCGCGTGCCCAACTCGCCTTTAATCGGCATTTGCCGCGGCGTGGGCATTTATCTTTTATTTAACGGTATTCTAGGTGATAAAAGCGCCAATGGCGGAAATATTTTGACACGCAACATTCTCGCGCAACTGCCCAAGTTCGACGGGCAAAAAATAATCTATTGCGCGGGTTCTTTGCTAGGCGCGAAACGTTTGCAAGCCGAACGCATCCTTGTTCGGCAAACTCCTTATGAAATTAAAGTGTCATGA
- a CDS encoding PAS domain S-box protein has protein sequence MSRLKPQIFNKFLERIGQLGADEVQSYLQRLARERGFLEAVFQSIQEGVIAIDQNGFIQYYNPVAARLFGLGEVNALGEKVEKFLRELPWQALRQSYTDSTLQLEISYPEKRFLKVRCIRLFPQSQDELGYLLIVQDETEGQQAIREAAESERVHALTLLAAGVAHELGNPLNSFNIQLQLMERDLVKGGLQMKKKLMKAVQVARDEVRRLDGIVKQFLKAVRPSVPHLQLLSLNSIVEASLEFFLPELSDREITVKKQLAEGLPLVKMDEDQMKQVFYNVIRNGMQAMRAGGILKASTHLTEDGVMVSFQDSGEGMSPETVERLFEPYYTTKREGTGLGLVIAHRIVREHGGKLNIESEKGKGTLVQVWLPLPERAMKLLPMSPTS, from the coding sequence TTGTCTCGTTTGAAGCCACAAATTTTCAATAAATTTCTCGAGCGCATTGGACAATTGGGAGCGGATGAAGTTCAAAGTTATTTGCAACGATTAGCTCGTGAGCGTGGTTTTTTAGAAGCGGTGTTTCAATCGATCCAAGAAGGAGTTATTGCGATCGATCAAAATGGGTTCATTCAATATTATAATCCCGTTGCTGCAAGATTGTTCGGATTGGGGGAGGTCAATGCCTTGGGGGAGAAAGTGGAAAAATTTTTAAGAGAATTACCCTGGCAAGCCTTGCGACAATCCTATACCGATAGCACGTTGCAATTAGAAATTTCTTATCCTGAAAAACGCTTTTTGAAAGTGCGTTGTATTCGATTGTTCCCTCAATCGCAAGACGAGTTGGGTTATCTGTTGATTGTTCAAGATGAAACGGAAGGTCAGCAAGCGATTCGCGAGGCGGCCGAATCGGAACGAGTGCATGCGTTAACTTTATTGGCTGCGGGTGTTGCGCATGAATTGGGGAATCCTCTGAATTCTTTTAACATTCAACTTCAATTGATGGAACGCGATTTGGTTAAAGGCGGTCTACAAATGAAAAAGAAATTGATGAAGGCCGTACAGGTGGCGCGCGATGAAGTGCGACGTTTGGATGGGATTGTAAAACAGTTTTTGAAAGCGGTTCGTCCTTCCGTTCCGCATTTGCAATTATTATCGCTGAATAGCATTGTGGAGGCGTCTTTAGAGTTTTTTTTACCCGAGTTATCGGATCGTGAAATTACAGTGAAAAAGCAGTTAGCAGAAGGGCTGCCTTTGGTCAAAATGGATGAAGATCAAATGAAGCAAGTGTTTTATAATGTGATTCGTAATGGTATGCAAGCGATGCGAGCAGGTGGAATTTTAAAAGCTTCGACGCATTTGACTGAAGATGGGGTCATGGTTAGTTTTCAAGACTCAGGTGAAGGGATGTCTCCGGAAACTGTAGAACGTTTGTTTGAGCCTTATTATACTACGAAACGGGAGGGGACCGGGTTGGGTTTAGTGATTGCGCATCGTATTGTTCGGGAGCATGGTGGTAAGTTGAATATTGAAAGTGAAAAGGGAAAGGGAACGTTGGTGCAAGTGTGGTTACCTTTACCAGAACGTGCGATGAAATTATTGCCCATGAGTCCAACTTCGTAA
- a CDS encoding sigma-54 dependent transcriptional regulator — protein sequence MKANLLIVDDEKNTREGLRAALEDNYEVYVASDAKQAMNVLENESIDLVLTDLKMAGEDGLQLIRRIRSLPQQPICLLMTSYGSVEIAVQAMKEGAADYLTKPLNLDEVQMIVARHLRTRSLEAENRQLKGQIQTQFGLENIIGKSPRMVEVFDLVKQVAPSRATVLIQGESGTGKELIAKAIHQLSPRKEGPLVTVHCAALSPQLLESELFGHEKGAFTGAMERRIGRFEAADGGTIFLDEIGEIDPATQVKILRVLGERSFERVGSTKTMKVDVRLIAATNKDLKKLVDEGKFRDDLYFRLNVVLIALPPLRERQEDIPLMVKSFLTEFNRENGKRVRDFTPEAMERLLAYSWPGNVRELRTAVEHAVVLAKGEDASLRDLPVSLRRMDTNLTEQRMEKMIKNSQLNWEATEKQLILKALMKTKGNRTEAAKAMGMSRRTLHRKLNAYGLESETFGDSDET from the coding sequence ATGAAAGCGAATCTTTTAATCGTCGATGACGAAAAAAATACGCGCGAAGGGTTGCGCGCAGCTTTGGAAGATAATTATGAAGTTTATGTTGCAAGCGATGCAAAGCAAGCGATGAATGTTTTGGAAAATGAATCCATTGATTTGGTGTTAACCGATTTGAAAATGGCGGGTGAGGACGGGTTGCAATTAATTCGTCGCATTCGCAGTTTGCCGCAGCAACCGATTTGTTTGTTGATGACTTCGTATGGAAGTGTGGAAATTGCAGTGCAGGCCATGAAGGAGGGAGCGGCGGATTATTTGACGAAACCGTTGAATTTAGATGAGGTGCAGATGATTGTGGCACGTCATTTGCGCACACGCTCGTTAGAGGCGGAAAATCGTCAATTGAAGGGACAAATTCAGACGCAATTTGGTTTGGAAAATATCATCGGCAAATCGCCGCGGATGGTTGAGGTGTTTGATTTGGTGAAACAAGTAGCGCCTTCGCGCGCGACGGTTTTGATCCAAGGCGAAAGTGGTACGGGTAAAGAATTAATTGCGAAAGCGATTCATCAATTGAGCCCTCGCAAGGAAGGGCCTTTAGTGACTGTGCATTGCGCTGCTTTATCGCCTCAACTTTTGGAGAGCGAACTGTTTGGTCATGAAAAAGGCGCTTTCACTGGGGCGATGGAACGAAGAATCGGGCGATTTGAGGCTGCGGATGGAGGCACGATTTTTTTGGATGAGATTGGGGAGATTGATCCTGCTACGCAGGTAAAAATTTTGCGTGTTTTGGGAGAGCGCAGTTTTGAGCGTGTGGGCAGCACGAAGACAATGAAGGTCGATGTGCGATTGATTGCGGCGACGAATAAGGATCTTAAAAAATTGGTGGATGAAGGAAAATTTCGGGACGATCTTTATTTTCGTTTGAATGTGGTTTTGATCGCATTGCCTCCTTTGCGCGAGAGGCAGGAGGATATTCCTTTGATGGTTAAATCTTTTTTGACGGAGTTTAATCGTGAAAATGGAAAAAGGGTTCGAGATTTTACGCCGGAAGCGATGGAGCGTTTGTTGGCTTATTCTTGGCCGGGCAATGTTCGTGAGTTGCGGACAGCGGTGGAGCATGCGGTGGTTTTGGCAAAAGGTGAGGACGCAAGTTTGAGAGATTTGCCCGTTTCGCTTCGTCGAATGGATACTAATTTGACGGAGCAAAGGATGGAAAAAATGATTAAAAATTCACAATTAAACTGGGAAGCTACGGAAAAACAGTTAATTCTTAAGGCGCTTATGAAAACAAAAGGAAATCGAACCGAAGCGGCAAAAGCGATGGGAATGAGTCGGCGCACTTTGCATCGCAAATTGAATGCTTATGGTTTAGAATCGGAAACGTTTGGAGATAGTGATGAAACCTGA
- a CDS encoding ribose-phosphate pyrophosphokinase, translated as MKPDFSKLCIVSGSANRELAQRIVDSIGIPLGALTVDSFPDGESFVKFDENIRGKDLFIIQPTCPPTNHNLMELLIIIDAARRASANRITPVLSFYGYARQDRKDQPRVPITAKLVANLLVAAGANRILTMDLHAQQIQGFFDVPVDHLYAAPVFYRYLKSKAFENLVVVGPDIGGLKMASAYAQMLGAGLAIVAKRRKSATEVEAYEIIGDVDGKNVLMVDDLTETAGTLTSAAKLLKARGAKKIIAGVSHAILNQIALERLQKSDIDELITTNSTPQKEVKGFQLTVLCVAELLGHAIQRIHLGESVSSLFLLNQ; from the coding sequence ATGAAACCTGATTTTTCTAAATTGTGTATTGTTAGCGGTTCGGCAAATCGTGAACTGGCTCAACGTATTGTGGATAGCATTGGTATTCCTTTGGGCGCGTTGACGGTCGATTCTTTTCCCGACGGTGAAAGTTTTGTGAAGTTTGATGAAAATATTCGAGGAAAAGATCTTTTTATTATTCAACCCACTTGTCCGCCCACCAATCATAATTTGATGGAGCTTTTAATTATTATTGATGCGGCGCGGCGAGCCAGTGCGAATCGCATCACGCCTGTTTTATCTTTTTATGGTTATGCGCGTCAGGATCGAAAAGATCAGCCGCGCGTGCCCATTACAGCGAAGTTGGTGGCAAATTTGTTGGTGGCAGCGGGTGCGAATCGTATTTTAACGATGGATTTGCATGCGCAACAGATTCAGGGATTTTTTGATGTGCCTGTGGATCATTTGTATGCCGCGCCGGTTTTTTATCGTTATTTGAAAAGCAAAGCGTTTGAAAATTTGGTGGTGGTTGGACCCGATATTGGCGGATTAAAAATGGCTTCGGCCTATGCGCAAATGTTGGGCGCAGGGTTGGCAATCGTGGCGAAACGAAGAAAATCGGCTACGGAAGTCGAAGCTTATGAAATCATAGGCGATGTGGATGGTAAAAATGTTTTGATGGTCGATGATTTGACTGAGACGGCTGGCACTTTGACAAGCGCGGCAAAATTGCTTAAAGCGCGTGGAGCCAAGAAAATTATTGCGGGTGTTTCTCACGCGATTTTAAATCAAATTGCTTTAGAGCGATTGCAAAAGTCGGATATCGACGAATTAATTACCACTAATAGCACGCCTCAAAAAGAGGTGAAAGGTTTTCAGTTAACGGTGTTATGTGTGGCGGAGTTATTAGGGCATGCCATTCAACGCATTCATTTGGGTGAATCGGTGTCCTCTTTATTTTTGCTGAATCAATAA
- a CDS encoding AsmA-like C-terminal region-containing protein, which translates to MKKWLFIFLILLVIFLGAAGFFTDFAFKTIWLPRLGKSLGLDIKTEKVDWHPLSSVALSGVTFSAKQKGVSGRLDEVRLEYDLKALKRGSLMISNFVADSGVVQWDLTQKQTFNSAKKDVAEKEDKKSEVVLRRSSSTGFQIESGPLVLKNIQLATTLPSSQGGKLFATNSINQFWMSGYHPDQETRMTLENEFSGQPSLGVTIDRAKMKAEFRLILDADFLFRTGQGSVQVSNIVGKSGDWSLAGYEIQHEFELEPYRLKHFSISVRHEGKNCGELKASGPVDFNLKTADLVMTWSGVSPILMNLGLAPLGWRMESGELSASGQFQMLKESIRLQGEALLKEGKIHRIANPTSLPLLDGNMIFATEWFPKQQALQVDRVEMNLKQDQQPFAEAKLDQGIRLSWNPNQPGEEQATLNVKVFPTDVMLFKEAWRGLPHFTMEAGALEGVGKIVASQSGREIHWDWQGHFENVKAQLQRLTLNQATAELATEGSVLNFQKFNLKQLRLALMEQNETQGELAISGFCDKQKGKFDGTIKGELPWLASILSQQLALTQGKVDGKFEMGWADPEAKSAKFLFNANNLSGEWGKLSLVGAQANCEGALQTAGQEMRLQQVKIRLRPAASAKEGQVLITGLFNNSAKTLNVKGSLQDWTQDNLAPFFKNWNPQAEIQSLNGNFTLEDQGSTRFFDLDLRAKKVLIPNKISAVSFDSQPSDVEVKITAAGNRPRLEVSEGLLKLEPSNGYNNEVNLSGWWESDERFDLKLETASFDLSPIAGLCQKGEGSKKSLQQEEIQDSSLAKPVSQGMVTNLIGHSDTNRLLVSTSFMPPKQDKDKPFKNVDRKVVCSAEKLFLPPYPQAKIRFTWHQEGKKFTWDPLEIQMGEGTINGNWTGAVAGNFSPFELNLKSHNLRLEPFQNFVKPETKPYLQGLLDADIALKGAGSQWAILQKTLNGKINLKNQEAHLELIPATQSFLRSAARYVSPELANTKFDSVSGDFSIGNGRVKTENMKLQGDLMRLAMQGKLDFDQDLNLTVVFTGKKDVLERAQVKVGDFQIGGGIFVSLGKTENGYTTLPGQLPVRGKLPNEVKAEWEKWLISIGQKAAPTAVQDLLNQFLH; encoded by the coding sequence ATGAAGAAATGGCTTTTTATTTTTCTTATTTTATTAGTGATTTTTTTGGGAGCTGCAGGGTTTTTTACTGATTTTGCTTTTAAAACAATATGGTTGCCGCGGTTGGGGAAAAGTCTTGGACTGGATATTAAAACGGAAAAGGTGGATTGGCATCCTTTGTCTTCGGTTGCTTTGTCAGGCGTTACATTTTCTGCCAAGCAAAAAGGTGTTTCAGGACGATTGGATGAGGTTCGTTTGGAATATGATTTGAAAGCTTTGAAGCGAGGATCGTTGATGATTTCTAATTTTGTTGCTGATTCCGGTGTGGTTCAGTGGGATTTGACTCAAAAACAAACTTTCAACTCGGCGAAGAAAGATGTTGCAGAAAAGGAGGATAAAAAATCGGAAGTTGTTTTGCGGCGTTCTTCTTCAACCGGCTTTCAAATCGAGTCGGGCCCTTTGGTTTTGAAAAATATTCAATTGGCAACAACTTTGCCGAGTTCGCAAGGAGGAAAACTTTTTGCAACCAATAGTATTAATCAATTTTGGATGAGTGGTTACCATCCCGATCAAGAAACGCGCATGACTTTGGAAAATGAGTTTTCAGGGCAACCGAGTTTGGGAGTTACAATTGATCGAGCTAAGATGAAAGCCGAATTCCGTTTGATTTTGGATGCGGATTTTTTATTTCGCACGGGCCAAGGTAGTGTGCAGGTTAGCAACATTGTGGGAAAAAGTGGCGATTGGTCGTTAGCGGGTTATGAAATTCAGCATGAATTCGAGTTGGAGCCTTATCGTTTAAAACATTTTTCGATCAGTGTGCGACATGAAGGAAAAAATTGCGGCGAATTAAAAGCGTCAGGGCCTGTTGATTTTAATTTAAAGACGGCAGATTTGGTGATGACGTGGAGCGGGGTTTCGCCCATTTTAATGAATCTAGGATTGGCTCCTTTAGGTTGGCGTATGGAATCAGGTGAGTTAAGTGCTTCAGGCCAATTTCAAATGTTAAAAGAGTCCATTCGCCTTCAAGGCGAGGCGCTGTTAAAGGAGGGTAAAATTCATCGCATTGCAAATCCTACGAGTTTGCCTTTGTTAGATGGAAATATGATTTTCGCTACAGAATGGTTTCCTAAGCAACAGGCGTTACAAGTGGATCGTGTGGAGATGAATTTAAAACAGGATCAGCAACCTTTTGCCGAAGCAAAGCTCGACCAAGGCATTCGATTGAGTTGGAATCCGAATCAACCTGGAGAAGAGCAAGCAACGCTAAATGTAAAAGTTTTTCCAACAGATGTTATGTTATTTAAAGAAGCATGGCGTGGACTGCCTCATTTTACTATGGAGGCGGGAGCGTTGGAAGGAGTGGGTAAAATAGTGGCTTCGCAATCGGGTCGTGAAATTCATTGGGATTGGCAGGGACATTTTGAAAATGTGAAAGCGCAACTTCAACGGTTGACTTTAAATCAAGCGACTGCGGAGCTTGCTACAGAGGGAAGTGTTCTTAATTTTCAAAAATTTAATTTAAAACAGTTGCGTTTGGCGCTGATGGAACAAAATGAGACTCAAGGTGAATTAGCGATTTCCGGTTTTTGCGATAAACAGAAAGGTAAATTTGATGGGACGATTAAGGGAGAATTGCCTTGGTTGGCGAGTATTTTATCGCAACAACTGGCTTTGACTCAGGGTAAGGTGGATGGAAAATTCGAAATGGGTTGGGCAGATCCTGAGGCGAAATCAGCCAAATTTCTTTTTAATGCAAATAATTTATCCGGAGAATGGGGAAAGTTGTCTCTTGTTGGCGCTCAAGCAAATTGTGAGGGTGCACTTCAGACAGCAGGGCAGGAAATGCGACTGCAACAAGTCAAAATTCGCCTGCGTCCCGCAGCCAGTGCAAAGGAAGGACAAGTGTTAATCACGGGTCTTTTTAATAACTCTGCGAAAACGTTAAATGTAAAAGGCTCTTTACAAGATTGGACTCAAGACAATTTGGCGCCTTTTTTTAAGAATTGGAATCCTCAGGCTGAGATCCAGTCTTTGAACGGTAATTTTACGTTAGAAGATCAAGGTAGCACGCGTTTTTTTGATTTGGATCTGAGAGCTAAAAAAGTGTTGATTCCTAATAAAATTTCAGCTGTCTCGTTTGATAGCCAACCCTCGGATGTTGAAGTAAAAATCACAGCGGCAGGCAATCGTCCTAGGTTGGAAGTTTCAGAAGGACTATTAAAACTGGAGCCATCGAATGGTTATAATAATGAAGTAAATTTATCAGGTTGGTGGGAAAGTGATGAACGATTTGATCTTAAACTGGAAACGGCTTCTTTTGATCTTTCTCCTATTGCGGGTCTATGTCAAAAAGGTGAAGGATCTAAAAAATCTTTGCAGCAAGAAGAGATTCAGGATAGTTCTTTAGCAAAACCGGTTTCTCAAGGGATGGTGACCAATTTGATTGGCCACAGTGATACGAATCGCTTGCTTGTTTCAACGTCATTTATGCCGCCTAAACAAGATAAGGATAAACCATTTAAAAATGTAGATCGAAAGGTGGTTTGTTCAGCAGAAAAATTGTTTCTACCGCCTTATCCTCAAGCTAAAATTCGTTTTACTTGGCATCAAGAGGGTAAAAAATTTACTTGGGATCCGCTAGAAATTCAAATGGGCGAAGGAACGATTAATGGAAATTGGACGGGAGCTGTTGCGGGTAATTTTTCTCCTTTTGAACTGAATTTGAAGAGCCATAATCTACGGCTCGAACCTTTTCAGAATTTTGTGAAACCTGAGACGAAACCTTATTTGCAAGGTCTCTTGGACGCCGATATTGCTTTAAAAGGTGCGGGCAGTCAGTGGGCTATTTTACAAAAAACTTTGAATGGAAAAATTAATCTCAAAAATCAAGAAGCTCATCTTGAACTCATTCCAGCAACTCAATCGTTTTTGCGATCGGCAGCGCGCTATGTTTCTCCTGAGCTTGCTAATACTAAATTTGATTCTGTCAGTGGAGATTTTTCGATTGGTAATGGTCGGGTGAAAACAGAAAATATGAAGCTGCAGGGAGATTTGATGCGCTTGGCGATGCAGGGAAAATTGGATTTTGATCAGGATTTGAATCTGACAGTTGTTTTTACCGGCAAGAAAGATGTGTTGGAAAGAGCGCAAGTGAAGGTAGGAGATTTTCAAATCGGTGGTGGCATTTTTGTTTCTTTAGGAAAAACAGAAAATGGTTACACGACTTTACCGGGTCAATTGCCAGTGCGAGGTAAATTGCCTAATGAGGTAAAAGCAGAATGGGAAAAGTGGTTGATTTCAATCGGCCAAAAAGCGGCTCCGACTGCGGTGCAAGATCTCTTGAACCAATTTCTTCATTGA
- the nifS gene encoding cysteine desulfurase NifS — protein MAIHAKDIVYLDNNATTSIAPEVRDAMMPFLTEFYGNPSSAYTFGAQVKKAIHHAREQVAALLNCEPKEIIFTSCGTESDNTAIESALKTTHKKHIITTQVEHSAVLKHCEALERRGFAVTYLGVNSDGLLDSEELEKAIRPDTALVSIMWANNETGVLFPIEKITEICQKKKILLHTDAVQIVGKLPIDLQKTPVDFLSLSGHKLHAPKGVGALFIRQNTRFTPYIIGGSQEHKKRAGTENVASIVALGKAAELAQQHLPDEQTRVKNLRDLLENQILTLVPGTHRNGHQEFRLPNTSHIAFDGVEAEALLLQLDRYHICCSSGSACTTGSPEPSHVLKAMGLANLRASSSIRFSLSRYNHNSDIEQLMHHLPATINQLRAHSPFVFNAEQSLQTT, from the coding sequence ATGGCCATTCATGCCAAGGACATCGTATATCTTGATAATAATGCGACAACCTCAATCGCACCTGAGGTTCGGGACGCCATGATGCCCTTTTTAACCGAATTCTACGGTAACCCATCGAGCGCTTACACATTTGGCGCTCAGGTAAAAAAAGCAATCCATCACGCTCGAGAACAAGTTGCAGCGTTATTGAATTGTGAACCAAAAGAAATTATCTTTACCAGTTGCGGCACGGAATCGGACAACACTGCTATCGAATCCGCACTAAAAACTACCCACAAAAAACATATCATCACAACCCAAGTCGAACATTCTGCCGTTTTAAAACACTGCGAAGCATTAGAACGACGCGGATTCGCTGTAACTTATCTGGGAGTAAATTCCGACGGTCTGCTCGATTCGGAGGAACTCGAAAAAGCTATTCGGCCTGACACCGCTTTAGTTTCCATCATGTGGGCTAACAATGAAACAGGCGTGCTTTTTCCAATAGAGAAAATCACCGAAATTTGTCAGAAGAAAAAAATCTTACTTCATACCGATGCCGTGCAAATTGTTGGAAAATTACCTATTGATTTACAAAAAACTCCTGTCGATTTTCTTTCTTTATCAGGACACAAATTGCATGCTCCCAAAGGTGTTGGAGCTTTATTTATTCGGCAAAACACGCGTTTCACGCCTTATATCATTGGTGGCAGCCAGGAACATAAAAAACGCGCCGGCACCGAAAATGTTGCCTCCATTGTAGCGCTGGGCAAAGCCGCAGAACTAGCTCAACAACATCTTCCAGACGAACAAACACGCGTAAAAAATCTACGCGACTTACTGGAAAATCAAATCCTAACATTGGTTCCCGGCACGCACCGCAACGGACATCAAGAATTTCGTTTACCCAACACCAGTCATATCGCTTTTGACGGCGTCGAAGCTGAAGCTTTGCTTTTACAATTGGATCGATATCATATCTGTTGCTCTTCAGGTTCCGCTTGCACAACCGGATCACCAGAACCCTCACACGTGCTCAAAGCCATGGGATTAGCAAACCTTCGAGCTAGTAGCTCTATTCGATTTTCATTATCGCGCTACAATCACAATAGCGATATCGAACAACTCATGCACCATCTTCCTGCTACAATTAACCAATTACGAGCACACTCACCTTTCGTGTTCAATGCTGAACAATCCCTTCAAACCACTTAA